Proteins from a single region of Urocitellus parryii isolate mUroPar1 chromosome 4, mUroPar1.hap1, whole genome shotgun sequence:
- the LOC144254379 gene encoding interferon-induced transmembrane protein 1-like, with amino-acid sequence MHKEEYEVSVMGGGHTSASQTTTVINMPRDISVPDHVVWSLFNTLFMNFCCLGFIAFAYSVKSRDRKMVGDITGAQAFASTAKCLNIWALIFNILLTIGAIVILIIFSAAIVQAVSQMINHPGGI; translated from the exons ATGCACAAGGAGGAGTACGAAGTATCTGTGATGGGAGGTGGCCACACCTCTGCCTCCCAGACGACCACCGTGATCAACATGCCCAGAGACATCTCTGTGCCCGACCATGTGGTCTGGTCCCTGTTCAACACGCTCTTCATGAACTTCTGCTGCCTGGGCTTCATCGCCTTCGCCTACTCTGTGAAG TCTAGGGACAGGAAGATGGTGGGTGACATAACTGGGGCCCAGGCCTTCGCCTCCACTGCCAAGTGCCTGAACATCTGGGCCCTGATCTTCAACATCCTCCTGACCATCGGCGCCATCGTGATTCTCATCATCTTCTCAGCAGCGATTGTCCAGGCTGTTTCGCAGATGATAAACCATCCTGGGGGCATCTAG